The following coding sequences lie in one Azospirillum humicireducens genomic window:
- a CDS encoding TetR/AcrR family transcriptional regulator translates to MRRRQVVDAAAECFRREGFHGTSIARISQIAGMSPGHIYHYFDSKETIVEALVKQEEGDFAELLQLLAEDTEVDFLDAMFRQMDELLDRILKPQRVALMLEIAAEAARNPRIASILQESDRRLSQRFAALAGARGETAIAAVDDPDSRARLEILALLLSGLTLRSVHVPEIDRQRIVRSIKAILAIVWRPTV, encoded by the coding sequence ATGCGGCGCCGTCAGGTTGTCGATGCTGCGGCCGAGTGCTTTCGTCGGGAAGGGTTCCATGGCACCAGCATCGCCCGCATCTCCCAGATCGCGGGCATGAGTCCTGGCCACATCTATCACTACTTCGACAGCAAAGAGACGATCGTCGAAGCGTTGGTGAAGCAGGAGGAGGGGGACTTCGCCGAACTTCTGCAGCTGCTTGCGGAGGATACGGAGGTTGACTTCCTGGATGCGATGTTCCGGCAGATGGATGAACTGCTCGATCGCATCCTGAAACCCCAGCGCGTTGCGCTGATGCTTGAAATCGCGGCGGAGGCCGCAAGAAATCCGCGGATCGCCTCGATATTGCAGGAGAGCGACCGCAGGCTGAGCCAACGGTTCGCCGCCCTGGCCGGGGCGCGGGGGGAAACGGCAATCGCCGCCGTCGACGACCCGGACAGCCGCGCGCGTCTCGAAATCCTCGCTCTCCTGCTGTCGGGTCTGACCCTGCGTTCGGTCCATGTCCCAGAGATTGATCGGCAACGGATCGTGCGATCCATCAAGGCGATCCTTGCCATAGTGTGGAGACCCACCGTATGA
- a CDS encoding putative bifunctional diguanylate cyclase/phosphodiesterase: MDSAGAALDDRLPSDRLLRVTAAQWSAALVWTTADGTIVGANPAFARLAGCPLDSMIGWRLPALLDIGGRDWRTVWDEALGDHSPPGSGALCVPRRDPVPVDLHWQHLVDGTDTLLLCEMRGFDERERAEAVARLQQDVLELVAAGRSLKQVLDFLCRQVEACAPEVTCSVMLRDDENRMRVAAAPSLPGAYAAAIDGLPIGPDVGCCGSAMSLGEAVMSADIAEDPRWAPYREVPLAHGLAACWSNPIKGRGARMLGSFALYYRKPGPAAPFHRRLVDACVHLCALAIEHDRARAEINRLAYFDTLTGLPNRQLLADRATAALALAGRTRQPVTLMFLDVDRFKTINDSLGHAVGDQLLVEVANRLRRLFIEGDTLARLGGDEFVTLLPGCDAAHASLLAERVLASLSVPLTVADLTLTPTASIGIAVHPDDGMDFDTLLRQADAAMYRAKQAGRNRCHFFRRDMNEQAVRRLEMEAALREALDRQESGAGDDGAGEAPFELHYQPQVRLKPNCLYRVEALIRWTHPRWGAVSPAEFVPLAEECGLIDRLDSWVLETAVAQLGRWRAAGVPVPGLAVNVSAVRFARGDLPDQVRSVLAANGIPANDLTLEITERLMMSEEAGAHDALDALHALGVTLSIDDFGTGYSSLSYLKRFPVGELKIDRSFVKELDIDAANRPLVRAIIQIGEALGLTVVAEGVEREAQHLMLEAEGCAIGQGYRFARPMPAAALADWLAGEGKHWTECPDEDCISI; the protein is encoded by the coding sequence ATGGATTCGGCCGGGGCCGCGCTGGACGACCGTCTGCCGTCCGATCGCCTTTTGCGGGTGACCGCTGCGCAATGGAGCGCGGCACTGGTCTGGACCACGGCCGACGGAACCATCGTCGGCGCCAATCCGGCATTCGCCCGCCTTGCCGGCTGTCCGCTCGACAGCATGATCGGCTGGCGGCTGCCCGCCCTGCTCGATATCGGCGGACGCGACTGGCGGACGGTGTGGGACGAGGCGCTGGGCGACCATTCCCCGCCAGGCAGCGGCGCGCTCTGCGTTCCGCGCCGTGACCCGGTTCCGGTCGATCTGCACTGGCAGCATCTGGTCGATGGCACGGACACCCTGCTTCTGTGCGAGATGCGCGGTTTCGACGAGCGCGAGCGGGCGGAGGCGGTGGCCCGCCTGCAGCAGGACGTGCTGGAACTGGTGGCCGCGGGCCGGTCACTGAAGCAGGTTCTGGACTTTCTGTGTCGGCAGGTGGAGGCTTGCGCGCCGGAGGTCACCTGTTCGGTGATGCTGCGCGACGACGAGAACCGCATGCGGGTCGCCGCCGCCCCGTCTCTGCCCGGCGCCTATGCCGCCGCCATCGACGGGTTGCCCATCGGGCCGGACGTCGGCTGCTGCGGCAGCGCGATGAGCCTGGGCGAAGCGGTGATGTCCGCCGACATCGCCGAAGATCCGCGCTGGGCGCCCTACCGCGAGGTGCCGCTGGCCCACGGGCTGGCCGCCTGCTGGTCCAATCCGATCAAGGGGCGGGGTGCCCGGATGCTGGGCAGCTTCGCGCTCTATTACCGCAAGCCGGGCCCCGCCGCGCCCTTCCACCGGCGGCTGGTGGACGCCTGCGTGCATCTGTGCGCGCTGGCCATCGAGCATGACCGGGCGCGGGCGGAGATCAACCGGCTCGCCTATTTCGACACGCTGACCGGGCTGCCCAACCGCCAGCTTCTGGCCGACCGCGCCACCGCGGCGCTGGCGCTGGCCGGACGCACGCGCCAACCCGTGACGTTGATGTTCCTGGACGTCGACCGCTTCAAGACCATCAACGATTCTCTCGGCCATGCGGTCGGCGACCAGCTGCTGGTGGAGGTGGCGAACCGGCTGCGCCGCCTGTTCATCGAAGGCGACACGCTGGCCCGGCTGGGCGGGGACGAGTTCGTGACATTGCTGCCGGGCTGCGACGCGGCGCATGCCTCGCTGCTGGCCGAGCGGGTGCTCGCCAGCCTGTCGGTTCCGCTGACGGTGGCCGACCTGACGCTGACCCCGACCGCCAGCATCGGCATCGCCGTGCATCCCGACGACGGCATGGATTTCGACACGCTGCTCCGTCAGGCCGATGCGGCGATGTACCGGGCCAAGCAGGCCGGCCGCAACCGCTGCCATTTCTTCCGCCGCGACATGAACGAGCAGGCCGTGCGCCGCCTGGAGATGGAGGCGGCGCTGCGCGAGGCGCTGGACCGTCAGGAGAGCGGTGCCGGCGACGATGGAGCGGGCGAAGCGCCGTTCGAGCTGCATTACCAGCCGCAGGTCCGTCTGAAGCCGAACTGCCTCTACCGGGTGGAGGCGCTGATCCGCTGGACCCACCCGCGCTGGGGGGCGGTGTCGCCGGCGGAATTCGTGCCGCTGGCCGAGGAATGCGGGCTGATCGACCGGCTGGACAGCTGGGTTCTGGAGACCGCGGTCGCGCAGTTGGGCCGCTGGCGCGCTGCCGGGGTGCCGGTGCCGGGGCTGGCGGTCAACGTCTCGGCCGTCCGCTTCGCCCGCGGCGACCTGCCCGACCAGGTCCGCTCGGTGCTCGCCGCCAACGGCATCCCGGCCAACGACCTGACGCTGGAGATCACCGAACGGCTGATGATGTCGGAGGAGGCCGGCGCCCATGACGCGCTGGATGCCCTGCACGCGCTGGGCGTCACCCTGTCCATCGACGATTTCGGCACCGGCTATTCCTCCTTGAGCTATCTGAAGCGCTTTCCCGTCGGCGAACTGAAGATCGACCGCAGCTTCGTCAAGGAACTGGACATCGACGCGGCCAACCGTCCGCTGGTGCGGGCCATCATCCAGATCGGCGAAGCCCTGGGCCTGACCGTCGTCGCGGAAGGGGTGGAGCGCGAGGCCCAGCATCTCATGCTGGAGGCGGAAGGCTGCGCCATCGGCCAGGGATACCGCTTCGCCCGGCCGATGCCGGCGGCGGCGCTGGCGGACTGGCTGGCGGGGGAGGGCAAGCACTGGACCGAGTGTCCGGATGAGGATTGCATCAGCATCTGA
- the ppdK gene encoding pyruvate, phosphate dikinase — protein sequence MASQGESKWVYSFGAGATEGRADMKNLLGGKGANLAEMANLGLPVPPGFTITTELCTYFYANGRSYPPELTAQVNAAIARLEQAMDAKFGDPVNPLLVSVRSGARASMPGMMDTVLNLGLNDATAAGLAKRSGDGRFAYDSYRRFIQMYSNVVLDVEHHHFEDILDNHKRDKSYTLDTDLSAEDWQAVIEDYKKAVERELGKPFPQDVQEQLWGAIGAVFGSWMNARAITYRKLHDIPADWGTAVNVQCMVFGNMGNDCATGVAFTRNPSTGENAFYGEYLVNAQGEDVVAGIRTPQHLTVAGKIANKSDLPAMEEVMPEVFNQLNEVRLKLEKHYRDMQDIEFTVQQNKLFMLQTRNGKRTAPAALKIAVDLANEGVIDRNEAVRRIDPASLDQLLHPTLDPKADRKIIAKGLPASPGAASGKVVFTADEAEQMAGKGESVILCRIETSPEDIHGMHAARGILTSRGGMTSHAAVVARGMGRACVSGAGDLRIDYKTKQMSVRGVAVKEGDILTIDGSTGEVMLGEVPTIQPELSGDFATLMGWADGIRRMKVRANAETPLDARTARKFGAEGIGLSRTEHMFFDPERILAVREMILAEDEAGRRKALAKLEPFQKKDFVELFTIMAGLPVTIRLLDPPLHEFLPNTEEDMAEVAAATGTDPLRVRHRTIQLHEANPMLGHRGCRLGISYPEIYEMQARAIFAAAAEVAKTTGEAVIPEVMIPLIITKKEFDILKAVIDRAAEQVKAETGVTVEYLTGTMIEIPRAALKAGEIAESAEFFSYGTNDLTQTTLGLSRDDAGSFLPEYQRQGILEQDPFQSLDVTGVGELVEIATERGRKVRPDIKLGICGEHGGDPASISFCEKVGLTYVSCSPYRVPIARLAAAQAALNSDTVKRD from the coding sequence ATGGCGAGCCAGGGTGAATCCAAGTGGGTCTACAGCTTCGGGGCCGGTGCCACCGAAGGACGGGCCGATATGAAGAACCTGCTGGGCGGCAAGGGCGCCAATCTGGCCGAGATGGCCAATCTTGGCCTGCCCGTTCCGCCGGGCTTCACGATCACCACCGAGCTGTGCACCTATTTCTACGCCAACGGCCGTTCCTATCCGCCGGAGCTGACGGCGCAGGTGAACGCCGCCATCGCGCGGCTGGAACAGGCGATGGACGCCAAGTTCGGCGACCCGGTCAACCCGCTGCTGGTGTCGGTCCGCTCCGGCGCCCGCGCCTCGATGCCGGGCATGATGGACACCGTCCTGAACCTGGGCCTGAACGACGCGACCGCGGCCGGTCTCGCCAAGCGGTCGGGCGACGGCCGATTCGCCTATGACAGCTATCGCCGCTTCATCCAGATGTATTCCAACGTCGTGCTCGACGTTGAGCATCACCATTTCGAGGACATCCTCGACAACCACAAGCGCGACAAGTCCTACACCCTCGACACCGACCTGTCGGCCGAGGATTGGCAGGCGGTGATCGAGGACTACAAGAAGGCGGTCGAGCGCGAGCTGGGCAAGCCCTTCCCGCAGGATGTGCAGGAGCAGCTGTGGGGCGCCATCGGCGCCGTCTTCGGCTCGTGGATGAACGCCCGCGCCATCACCTACCGCAAGCTGCATGATATCCCGGCCGACTGGGGCACCGCGGTCAACGTGCAGTGCATGGTCTTCGGCAACATGGGCAACGACTGCGCCACCGGCGTGGCCTTCACCCGCAACCCGTCGACCGGCGAGAATGCCTTCTACGGCGAGTATCTGGTCAACGCCCAGGGTGAGGACGTCGTCGCCGGCATCCGCACGCCGCAGCACCTGACCGTCGCCGGCAAGATCGCCAACAAGTCCGACCTCCCCGCCATGGAGGAGGTGATGCCGGAGGTGTTCAACCAGCTGAACGAGGTCCGCCTCAAGCTGGAGAAGCATTACCGCGACATGCAGGACATCGAGTTCACGGTCCAGCAGAACAAGCTGTTCATGCTGCAGACCCGCAACGGCAAGCGCACCGCCCCGGCGGCGCTGAAGATCGCGGTGGATCTGGCGAACGAAGGCGTCATCGACCGCAACGAGGCGGTCCGCCGCATCGATCCGGCCTCGCTCGACCAGCTGCTGCACCCGACGCTTGACCCCAAGGCCGACCGCAAGATCATCGCCAAGGGCCTGCCGGCCTCCCCCGGTGCGGCGTCGGGCAAGGTGGTCTTCACCGCCGACGAGGCCGAGCAGATGGCCGGCAAGGGCGAGTCGGTGATCCTCTGCCGCATCGAGACCTCGCCGGAGGACATCCACGGCATGCACGCCGCCCGCGGCATCCTGACCAGCCGCGGCGGCATGACCAGCCACGCGGCGGTGGTTGCCCGCGGCATGGGCCGCGCCTGCGTGTCGGGCGCCGGCGACCTGCGCATCGACTACAAGACCAAGCAGATGTCGGTGCGCGGCGTCGCCGTGAAGGAAGGCGACATCCTGACCATCGACGGCTCCACCGGCGAGGTGATGCTGGGCGAGGTGCCGACGATCCAGCCGGAGCTGTCGGGCGACTTCGCCACCCTGATGGGCTGGGCCGACGGCATCCGCCGGATGAAGGTCCGCGCCAATGCCGAGACCCCGCTGGACGCCCGCACCGCGCGGAAGTTCGGCGCCGAGGGCATCGGCCTGTCGCGCACCGAGCACATGTTCTTCGACCCGGAACGCATCCTGGCCGTCCGCGAGATGATCCTGGCGGAGGACGAGGCCGGCCGCCGCAAGGCGCTCGCCAAGCTGGAGCCCTTCCAGAAGAAGGACTTCGTCGAGCTGTTCACGATCATGGCCGGCCTGCCGGTGACGATCCGCCTGCTCGACCCGCCGCTGCACGAGTTCCTGCCCAACACCGAAGAGGACATGGCGGAGGTCGCGGCGGCCACCGGCACCGATCCGCTGCGGGTTCGCCACCGCACCATCCAGTTGCATGAAGCGAACCCGATGCTGGGCCATCGCGGCTGCCGTCTGGGCATCTCGTACCCCGAGATCTACGAGATGCAGGCCCGCGCCATCTTCGCCGCCGCCGCCGAGGTCGCCAAGACCACCGGCGAGGCCGTCATTCCCGAAGTGATGATCCCGCTGATCATCACCAAGAAGGAGTTCGACATCCTCAAGGCGGTGATCGACCGCGCCGCCGAGCAGGTGAAGGCCGAGACCGGCGTGACGGTGGAGTATCTGACCGGCACGATGATCGAGATCCCGCGCGCGGCCCTGAAGGCCGGCGAGATCGCCGAGTCGGCCGAGTTCTTCAGCTACGGCACCAACGACCTGACCCAGACCACCCTGGGCCTGTCGCGCGACGACGCCGGCAGCTTCCTGCCGGAGTACCAGCGCCAGGGCATCCTGGAGCAGGACCCGTTCCAGTCGCTGGACGTCACCGGCGTCGGCGAACTGGTGGAGATCGCCACCGAGCGCGGCCGCAAGGTCCGTCCGGACATCAAGCTGGGCATCTGCGGCGAGCATGGCGGCGACCCGGCCTCGATCTCCTTCTGCGAGAAGGTTGGGCTGACCTATGTCTCCTGCTCGCCCTACCGCGTGCCGATCGCCCGCCTCGCCGCCGCCCAGGCCGCGCTGAACAGCGACACGGTCAAGCGCGACTGA